The following nucleotide sequence is from Thermococcus sp. Bubb.Bath.
GTTATTCTGAACACCTCGTCCCATGCTTCGAGTATCTCTTTAGCGCGCTCCTCGTCCAGCTTCTCTATTGCAAAGCCTGTATGCACGATCACGTAATCGCCAACCTTAACATCAGGAAGCAAATCAAGGCGAGCTTCCCTCTTTACGCCCCCGAAATCAACAATCGCAACGTTTCCGTTGATCTCAAGAACCTTAGCTGGAACTGCCAGACACATTTTTCTCACCTGTTTCTAGGTTTGTCTGG
It contains:
- a CDS encoding HypC/HybG/HupF family hydrogenase formation chaperone — translated: MCLAVPAKVLEINGNVAIVDFGGVKREARLDLLPDVKVGDYVIVHTGFAIEKLDEERAKEILEAWDEVFRIT